A part of Oncorhynchus kisutch isolate 150728-3 linkage group LG2, Okis_V2, whole genome shotgun sequence genomic DNA contains:
- the si:ch211-140m22.7 gene encoding fibrous sheath CABYR-binding protein isoform X2, which yields MSAKMAASLLRIVRLGSTKCVQAERWSAPAAAALCTKAGGPKKPKKSSSGKKSQGKTYFDLEKLVPHRKYVEVPKKEMTPAAAVELVTAPKPVEAAAAEPIVAAAEAVPAPTAVEAIVESATLVAKATPVIEAAASVAEAAPVAAEAAPIFEASSVADTPVEAVPEAAAPVEAAPVEAAPVEAAPVEAAPVEAAPVEAAPVEAIAEVLVESAPIEAVAEALVEVVAEVVTVAVPIEAAAGALIEAVAEVVAEAAQVESAAEELIAEPPAEAERIEAPEVQLDPIQKLFLDSIREYSSKSVASGGLVDAGPAYEKNLAEELTKLQRLYGGGDITAFPEFKFTEPKLDEVASK from the exons ATGAGCGCAAAGATGGCGGCTTCATTGCTGAGGATAGTGCGACTTGGCTCTACCAAG TGCGTGCAGGCGGAGAGGTGGAGCGCTCCTGCAGCTGCTGCCCTATGCACGAAAGCTGGTGGTCCCAAGAAGCCCAAGAAGAGCAGCTCAGGAA AAAAGTCCCAGggcaaaacatattttgatttagAGAAGCTTGTACCACACAGAAAATATGTGGAGGTACCAAAGAAAGAAATGACACCAGCTGCTGCAGTAGAACTTGTGACCGCCCCAAAGCCTGTTGAAGCCGCTGCCGCAGAGCCAATTGTTGCCGCGGCTGAAGCCGTTCCAGCCCCCACTGCGGT TGAAGCCATTGTTGAATCCGCCACTCTTGTAGCCAAAGCCACCCCCGTTATTGAAGCCGCTGCATCAGTAGCTGAAGCCGCTCCTGTTGCAGCCGAAGCGGCTCCCATCTTTGAAGCTTCGTCAGTGGCTGACACTCCTGTTGAAGCCGTCCCAGAAGCTGCTGCCCCAGTTGAAGCTGCCCCAGTTGAAGCTGCCCCAGTTGAAGCTGCCCCAGTTGAAGCTGCCCCAGTTGAAGCTGCCCCAGTTGAAGCTGCCCCAGTTGAAGCCATAGCAGAAGTTTTGGTTGAATCTGCCCCCATTGAAGCTGTGGCTGAAGCCCTCGTGGAAGTTGTAGCAGAGGTTGTGACTGTAGCTGTCCCCATTGAAGCTGCGGCTGGAGCCCTCATTGAAGCTGTAGCAGAGGTTGTAGCTGAAGCGGCCCAAGTTGAATCTGCAGCAGAGGAGCTGATTGCAGAGCCCCCGGCTGAGGCAGAACGGATTGAGGCGCCTGAGg TTCAACTGGACCCAATCCAGAAGCTCTTCCTGGATTCGATCCGCGAGTACTCCTCAAAGAGCGT GGCCAGTGGCGGTTTGGTAGATGCAGGCCCTGCATATGAGAAGAACTTGGCAGAGGAGCTGACTAAACTCCAGCGGCTTTATGGTGGTGGAGACATCACAGCTTTCCCAGAGTTCAAGTTCACAG agCCCAAGCTGGATGAAGTGGCCTCCAAGTAA
- the si:ch211-140m22.7 gene encoding calphotin isoform X1, which yields MSAKMAASLLRIVRLGSTKCVQAERWSAPAAAALCTKAGGPKKPKKSSSGKKSQGKTYFDLEKLVPHRKYVEVPKKEMTPAAAVELVTAPKPVEAAAAEPIVAAAEAVPAPTAVEATPVIDTVAPATEAIVESATLVAKATPVIEAAASVAEAAPVAAEAAPIFEASSVADTPVEAVPEAAAPVEAAPVEAAPVEAAPVEAAPVEAAPVEAAPVEAIAEVLVESAPIEAVAEALVEVVAEVVTVAVPIEAAAGALIEAVAEVVAEAAQVESAAEELIAEPPAEAERIEAPEVQLDPIQKLFLDSIREYSSKSVASGGLVDAGPAYEKNLAEELTKLQRLYGGGDITAFPEFKFTEPKLDEVASK from the exons ATGAGCGCAAAGATGGCGGCTTCATTGCTGAGGATAGTGCGACTTGGCTCTACCAAG TGCGTGCAGGCGGAGAGGTGGAGCGCTCCTGCAGCTGCTGCCCTATGCACGAAAGCTGGTGGTCCCAAGAAGCCCAAGAAGAGCAGCTCAGGAA AAAAGTCCCAGggcaaaacatattttgatttagAGAAGCTTGTACCACACAGAAAATATGTGGAGGTACCAAAGAAAGAAATGACACCAGCTGCTGCAGTAGAACTTGTGACCGCCCCAAAGCCTGTTGAAGCCGCTGCCGCAGAGCCAATTGTTGCCGCGGCTGAAGCCGTTCCAGCCCCCACTGCGGTTGAAGCCACCCCCGTCATCGACACAGTCGCCCCCGCAACTGAAGCCATTGTTGAATCCGCCACTCTTGTAGCCAAAGCCACCCCCGTTATTGAAGCCGCTGCATCAGTAGCTGAAGCCGCTCCTGTTGCAGCCGAAGCGGCTCCCATCTTTGAAGCTTCGTCAGTGGCTGACACTCCTGTTGAAGCCGTCCCAGAAGCTGCTGCCCCAGTTGAAGCTGCCCCAGTTGAAGCTGCCCCAGTTGAAGCTGCCCCAGTTGAAGCTGCCCCAGTTGAAGCTGCCCCAGTTGAAGCTGCCCCAGTTGAAGCCATAGCAGAAGTTTTGGTTGAATCTGCCCCCATTGAAGCTGTGGCTGAAGCCCTCGTGGAAGTTGTAGCAGAGGTTGTGACTGTAGCTGTCCCCATTGAAGCTGCGGCTGGAGCCCTCATTGAAGCTGTAGCAGAGGTTGTAGCTGAAGCGGCCCAAGTTGAATCTGCAGCAGAGGAGCTGATTGCAGAGCCCCCGGCTGAGGCAGAACGGATTGAGGCGCCTGAGg TTCAACTGGACCCAATCCAGAAGCTCTTCCTGGATTCGATCCGCGAGTACTCCTCAAAGAGCGT GGCCAGTGGCGGTTTGGTAGATGCAGGCCCTGCATATGAGAAGAACTTGGCAGAGGAGCTGACTAAACTCCAGCGGCTTTATGGTGGTGGAGACATCACAGCTTTCCCAGAGTTCAAGTTCACAG agCCCAAGCTGGATGAAGTGGCCTCCAAGTAA
- the wdr4 gene encoding tRNA (guanine-N(7)-)-methyltransferase non-catalytic subunit wdr4, which translates to MASLGACGEWLVSTYEKKLIAIHTKKNREPFVFDCSAAEQKPKDPEADNKSDGSEETGSDKILAFSVSSSAKLVALTDDTKRLVLFRCEPSWQVISTRWVVRRCTSLVFTEAEDEVWAADKSGDVYSFSVVEPQKTGELKLGHLSMLLSMTLTPNDKYVVTADRDEKIRVSHLRSPHNIQAFCLGHLEFVSSLLAPPGHPQWLLSGSGDGTMKLWEYESGRRLQSWDLKQLRDMPKSDTEKETRSAVSRIAGSPGGHHVAVQCERVPSVQLFGMEQGTEERLMPSSRLTLPHCPLDLTFDPQGRLWVLLDSRETPFLVYTHTQDSWQCDSESPEMKRVTEALQPHWEALQVSAGLESRFQHLYKGNFDNMASYREKKQQRLQQQKEQGGKKRGPGKGQQSNGASKKAKKGNQPGPVTKASS; encoded by the exons ATGGCATCTCTCGGTGCCTGTGGAGAATGGCTTGTTTCAACCTATGAAAAAAAGCTCATTGCAATACACACTAAAAAGAACAG AGAACCATTTGTGTTTGACTGCAGCGCAGCAGAACAGAAGCCAAAGGACCCAGAGGCCGACAACAAAAG TGATggatcagaagagacaggaagtGACAAGATCCTGGCGTTTTCCGTTTCCTCCTCTGCGAAGTTGGTCGCGCTGACAGATGACACCAAACGCCTGGTTCTGTTCCGCTGTGAACCCTCATGGCAGGTCATCAGTACAAG ATGGGTTGTGCGGAGGTGCACGTCTCTTGTGTTCACCGAAGCTGAGGATGAGGTGTGGGCAGCAGACAAGTCAGGTGACGTCTACTCCTTCTCTGTGGTGGAGCCCCAGAAGACAGGAGAGTTGAAGCTGGGACATCTATCCATGCTTCTATCAATG ACCCTGACCCCCAACGACAAGTATGTCGTCACAGCTGACCGCGATGAGAAGATCAGGGTCAGCCACTTGAGGTCACCACACAACATTCAGGCATTCTGCCTGGGACACTTGGA attTGTCAGTTCTCTTTTGGCCCCACCAGGACACCCACAGTGGCTACTCTCTGGATCAGGG GATGGGACCATGAAGCTGTGGGAGTATGAGTCAGGTCGGAGGCTCCAGAGCTGGGACCTGAAGCAGCTGAGGGACATGCCGAAGTCAGACACAGAAAAGGAAACG AGGTCTGCAGTCAGCAGGATCGCTGGATCCCCCGGTGGACATCATGTGGCGGTGCAGTGTGAGAG AGTTCCCTCGGTGCAGTTGTTTGGGATGGAGCAAGGGACAGAGGAGCGACTGATGCCCTCCAGCAGGTTGACCCTACCTCACTGTCCTCTGGATTTGACCTTTGACCCCCAGGGTCGGCTCTGGGTCCTGCTGGATAGCCGAGAGACGCCGTTCctcgtgtacacacacacgcaagacAGCTGGCAG tgcgaCAGTGAAAGCCCAGAGATGAAAAGAGTGACGGAGGCCCTTCAGCCGCATTGGGAGGCACTTCAGG TCTCAGCAGGGTTAGAGAGCCGGTTCCAACACCTTTACAAGGGCAACTTTGACAACATGGCGTCCTACAGAGAGAAGAAACAGCAGAGGCTCCAACAGCAGAAGGAACAAGGAGGCAAAAAGAGAGGACCAGGAAAGGGACAGCAGTCCAACGGAGCCAGTAAAAAAGCCAAGAAAGGCAACCAGCCTGGGCCAGTGACCAAAGCCTCGAGCTGA